ATTCATTTGGGAATTGTCAGAAAGCGCACATTGGCTGCTGTGTTGGTTATAAAGGTCAGCTCGCGGGGTCAGTGTTGCATCAGCGAAGAGGAGGGCGGCCGACGATGGGTTGGTTCACTTTCATCTTCATTGTCTTGCTGGCAAACTCAAAGGCAGACGACCAAACATGCAAATTGATTGGGCAGACAGGTTTCTTGGAGTTCTCAAAGGAAGGGGATCTTCTGATAGGAGGCATTTTTTCCCTGGCAAGGACTCGAATATTAGACACCCACGACTACGAGGCGGTCCCTCATTCGTACTGCGTTAAGTAAGTAAAGGTGACAAGCTCCATCTAACGTCCACACGCCTAAAGCTTAAACTGGTTTACAGGTGGAATGACAGAGAGCTGAAGTTTGTCCGCACTGTGATGTTCACGGTGGAGGAGATCAACAGGAACTCGCAGCTCCTGCCGGGAGTCAGTCTGGGCTATCGGATCTACAGCGGCTGCGGGAGCGAGAACTTGATCCGAGCGGCCATAGAAGCCATCAGCCAGGATGAGTCCGATTGCAGGGGGCGAATCCAAGCTCTCCTCGGTCACTCGTCGTCCGGAGTGAGCGAGGATATCAACCTCCTTCTGAGCCCGTTGTCCATTCCGCAGGTGAGGTGCTTCTCGGATGAAGTCCGGAAAATGGACGGGTAATAGAATGAATGTGTTTCTTTGATTTCACCTGAAGGTCAGCCATCTTTCAACGTGTGCTTGTTTATCGGATAAGACCCTGTACCCCACCTTCTTCAGAACGGTGCCGAGCGACCGCTTTCAGGTGCTGGGCCTGGTGCAGCTCATGAAGTACTTTGATTGGCGCTGGGTGGGGATCATTTATAGTGCAACCTTGTATGCTGATGAAGGCACGACTGAATTTATGGTAGAAGCAAAGAAGGAAAATGTTTGTGTTGAATATCGGCTCGTTTACAAAAAGACCTCCAGAGAAACACATGAGGCCATTGTGAAGATGCTGAGGGAATCGTCATCAAAAGTGGTTCTGCTGTTCATGTCTTTATCCTACACCAAGTCCTTCTTATCTAAAATGGCCGCTTACAATATCAGCGGAAAGCACTGGGTCGGCAGCGAGGCCTGGATCACGCAACAGGACCTGGCTTCGGTGGAGAGCAGGAATATTCTCCAAGGAGCCATGGGTTTTGCGCTTCCAGGGGCTTCCATTCCCGGGCTGGATGACTTCCTGCTCGACTTGAAGCCCCAGAGCGACATCATAAAAGCTTTCTGGGAGAAGTTCTTTGACTGCAGATTTTCTCCCTCCAACACGTCAACCCTGTGCACCGGCAGGGAGGACCTGAAGACGGTCTCTAGTGACTACACGGACGTGAGCCACTTCAGGGCCACGAGTAACGTGTACAAAGCCGTGTACTCGGTCGCGTATGCACTTGACGCTTTGTTGCAATGTGAAAATGGAGCCAATCCAACCACAGGAAGTCCCTGCGTGAACAAGAGCGAGGTCCAACCTAAGATGGTAAGGAGAAAACACACAGGATCCAACTCGGAATGTAAAAATGTGTTGTctggtcatttttattttccgaAATGTCTTTGTAGGTATTGGAGCACCTTAGGTACGTGAATTTCACAACTCAGTACGGGGCCAAGGTATTCTTCGACGATAACGGCGACTCCATGGTCCAGTACGACTTAGTCAACTGGCACATAAGCGACAACGACACGGTTGAGATCGTGAATATCGGCCGGTACGACACGTCTTTTCCTGAGGGTCGGAAGTTTAAACTGAAGGAAGATGCCAAAATAGTCTGGGGAGGAAACAGCCCCAAGGTAAAGTGATGagctttaagttttttttttaaatgttttcccATTGCCGCTTTGTTTTGCTCGTCCAGGTTCCCCGGTCCGTGTGCAGGGAACCGTGTCCTCCTGGGACCCGCAAGGCCATCAACAAGAACAAGCCCATATGCTGCTTTGACTGCTTCGAATGCCCTGAGGGGACAATGAGTAATCAGACAGGTATGGGAATCAAAGTCAAACTTGTTTTAGGCATCATTCAATGACACGTGTGTTTCCAGATTCTCCCGACTGTTTGACATGTCCAGCGGAATTCTGGCCCAATGCCAAGAAAGACCGTTGCCTTCCAAAACCCACCGAGTATCTTTCTTCTGAAGAGATCATGGGTGCGCTTTTAACCGGGTTAAGCTGCGTGGGTGTGTTTTTAGCTTTTCTGACGTTCCTCATATTTCTGAAGCATAAAGACACTCCCATCATCAAGGCCAATAACTCGGAGTTGAGCTTCCTGCTACTCATCTCCTTGAAACTGTGCTTCCTCTGCTCTCTGACCTTCATCGGTCGGCCCACCGAGTGGTCCTGCATGTTGCGCCACACGGCCTTCGGTATCACTTTTGTACTCTGTATTTCTTGCGTTCTGGGCAAAACCGTGGTGGTGCTGTTGGTTTTCCGAGCTACGTTGCCAGGTAAGAATGTGAAAATGTTCGGGCCGTTACAGCAGAGGCTCGGTGTTCTGGTTCTCACTCTGGTTCAGGTTCTGTTCTGTATCATTTGGCTTTGTACAAATCCACCATTCCCTGCTATGAATCTGAAATACTACAAGGAGAAGATCATCCTTGAATGTGCGCTGGGTTCCGCAATCGGGTTTTGGGGCGTGTTGGGTTACATCGGATTTCTGGCCCTCTTGTGTTTCCTACTTGCGTTTCTGGCCCGGAAGCTGCCGGACAGTTTTAATGAAGCCAAGCTGATCACGTTCAGCATGCTGATATTCTGCGCCGTGTGGATCGCCTTCATCCCCGCCTATGTCAGTTCCCCTGGCAAGTTCACAGTTGCCGTGGAGATTTTTGCCATCCTGGCCTCTAGTTTTGGATTGCTGGCTTGCATATTTGTTCCAAAATGCTACATTATTATCTTCAGGCCAGAGAAAAACTCCAAAAAACATCTCATGGGAAGAATACCACCAAAAACCCTTTAAAAACATCCCTTCATTTAAGTCAGGCAAACTCCTAATTTGTATCGTGTACTCTTTCTAATCATTGAATAAATTCATCTGATGACAATGGGCTTGTGTttacatgaaaaataaaaatccatctCAAGTTTAGGACACCAAGTCAGAAGTTGTTAAGCACTCTGTCACATTCAACCTGGACCATTTTTGTCCAAACTGTTCACAAGCACAAACCCCCCAACAAATGACAAACCCtcaacaaacaggaagtgacctcatctTTATTCCACTCTCTTCTCTATATTCTGTGAGCACACTGGTATGACTCCAACACGCCAAGGCTGGGTCCTCTGGGCATTACTTCCGCTGTTTATTTGGCATTTATAAGAGCCGAGTCCTCGTCTCGCTTCAATAATGCAGCGCAAACATGCTGGGGAGAGCCGTCCTCTTGTCTTCTCTCTTGTCTCTGTTGGACTTTGAAACAGCAAGCAGCTGCGAGATGTTCGGCAGGTTCGACATGCCGAGTCTTTTACGGAGAGGAGACATTATGATTGGGGGCATTTTTCCGGTTTTTAATAAAGAGATAGGCAGGACCGTAGATTTCCGGTATCACCCTCCTGGAGTGGAGTGCGCGGGGTGAGTTTGGTAACATCGGAATAGTCAGGTCGACTATCCGTCCGTTCAtggctttgttttatttttaggttTGACCTTCGAGCTTTTCGATGGACTCAAGTGATGGCGTTTGCAATTGAAGAGATCAACAACGATACGACACTCTTGCCTAACATTTCACTCGGGTACAGGATCCTCAACTCGTGTGCATCTCCCACCAACACTTTACGAGCTGCTCTAACACTTGCTGGTGGAATAGAGGAGACGGAACCCAGCTCATCTTGTTTCCCGGCTATATCTGCACTCATAGCTGAGTCCGGATCGTCGCAGTCTCTCGCTGTAGCCGGGACACTTGGACCGTTCCAAGTACCCATTGTGAGAAAGCCTTACTCCGGAATTCTTTCTCGATTTGAATTGAACATGTTTCTGTCTgatctttgtttttgtctcgTAGGTGAGTTATTTCTCAACGTGTGCCTGTTTAAGCGACAACTCAAAGTATCCGACATTTTTTCGAACCATTCCCAGCGACTACTTCCAGGCAAAAGCTTTGGCCGCCCTGGTCAAACGCTTTGGCTGGCGTTGGATCGGAGCCATTCAGTCGGACAATGACTACGGGCGTCAGGGGTTGGTCGCCTTTACACACGAGGTTGAAAAGTTCGGGGTTTGCGTGGCATTCGTCGGAACAATACTCCGGACGTACTCGACGGAAAAGCTCCAGGTCGTTGTGGAAATGATCAAAGGATCAAGCGTTAAAGTTATTCTCGCGTTTGTACCCGAGGGTGACTTTTACCCTCTGATGAAAATGATTGTGCAACAGAACCTCACAGGGATCCAGTGGATCGCCAGCGAGGCCTGGATAACCGCAGCGCGACCGTCCAACCCGGAAATGTACCGAGCATTCGGCGGGGCGCTCGGTTTTGTGATGCCTAAGATGGCCATTCCAAAGTTGAAGTCCTTCCTCACAGGCATCAGTCCTTATGCTGATGCCAGCGCAGCGTTTGTGAGGGAATTCTGGGAGATAATGGCGGGCTGCAAAGCTGTTCTACCAGGGGAGCAAGCTGACACTTCACAAGCAATATGCACCGGCAATGAGACATTAATAGAATCCCAGGATGATTTCTTCAACGTCACTGAGCTGAGAGTCTCTTACAATGTGTACAAGGCCGTCTATGCTATTGCGCATGCTCTGCACCAGCTGCTTTTCTGTAAATCTGCCAGTGGAGAATCAGCAAGACCGTGTATGAACGTGTCGGACATTCAGACAAAACAGGTGAGACTGAAATTTGTGACCCAGGAGGAAGTTACTCTGATGGCCCTTCTTCCATATTCAAGAATTAGAAAtgtatatttgtttatttgaagACTCAAAGTTTAGTTTAGATAGAAGTGGGCACGGTCTATTTCCTGGTAATCTATCCATGGTGTCCTGGATTGGCTCCAGCGTTTCATACACGGTATCCAATGCAGAAATTTAAAACTGTTGGTTTTGCTATTTTTCTTAGGTGACGTATCACCTCCAAAGGGTTAAATTTAAGAACCAATTCAGTGATGATGTCTTCTTCGACCAAAATGGTGACCCACCGGCTTCttatgacctcatcaactgGCAGCTGAGAGACGGGAAGGTGAAACATGTGACCCTGGGTCACTTTGCCTTGGCTGATAACGGCGACTATGAGCTCAGCATCCAGGAGGAGCAGATCGTGTGGCGAACGGGCAAAATGGTGAGCTGGTCAGTTTTGATTCACTTAGACTCTGGTTTTTGCACCCTCCTGTACTTTTTTCAATTCCTCAGGTGCCGGTATCTGTTTGCTCTGATGAATGTCCGGTGGGTACCAGAAAAGCTCAGATAAAGGGAAAACCCATTTGCTGTTTTGACTGTATCCCGTGCGCTGATGGTACCATAGCCAACACGACAGGTGTGCGCATCAAATAAAAAGCACAATTCCCGATTCAGGGAATAAAACTTTGCCATCCAACAGGTGCAGCAGATTGCACGCCGTGTCCAAAAGAGTTCTGGTCCAATGAGAGGCGGGATGAGTGTGTTCCGAAAATCATAGAGTTCCTGACTTATCACGA
This genomic window from Syngnathus typhle isolate RoL2023-S1 ecotype Sweden linkage group LG6, RoL_Styp_1.0, whole genome shotgun sequence contains:
- the LOC133155331 gene encoding extracellular calcium-sensing receptor-like, with product MGWFTFIFIVLLANSKADDQTCKLIGQTGFLEFSKEGDLLIGGIFSLARTRILDTHDYEAVPHSYCVKWNDRELKFVRTVMFTVEEINRNSQLLPGVSLGYRIYSGCGSENLIRAAIEAISQDESDCRGRIQALLGHSSSGVSEDINLLLSPLSIPQVSHLSTCACLSDKTLYPTFFRTVPSDRFQVLGLVQLMKYFDWRWVGIIYSATLYADEGTTEFMVEAKKENVCVEYRLVYKKTSRETHEAIVKMLRESSSKVVLLFMSLSYTKSFLSKMAAYNISGKHWVGSEAWITQQDLASVESRNILQGAMGFALPGASIPGLDDFLLDLKPQSDIIKAFWEKFFDCRFSPSNTSTLCTGREDLKTVSSDYTDVSHFRATSNVYKAVYSVAYALDALLQCENGANPTTGSPCVNKSEVQPKMVLEHLRYVNFTTQYGAKVFFDDNGDSMVQYDLVNWHISDNDTVEIVNIGRYDTSFPEGRKFKLKEDAKIVWGGNSPKVPRSVCREPCPPGTRKAINKNKPICCFDCFECPEGTMSNQTDSPDCLTCPAEFWPNAKKDRCLPKPTEYLSSEEIMGALLTGLSCVGVFLAFLTFLIFLKHKDTPIIKANNSELSFLLLISLKLCFLCSLTFIGRPTEWSCMLRHTAFGITFVLCISCVLGKTVVVLLVFRATLPGKNVKMFGPLQQRLGVLVLTLVQVLFCIIWLCTNPPFPAMNLKYYKEKIILECALGSAIGFWGVLGYIGFLALLCFLLAFLARKLPDSFNEAKLITFSMLIFCAVWIAFIPAYVSSPGKFTVAVEIFAILASSFGLLACIFVPKCYIIIFRPEKNSKKHLMGRIPPKTL
- the LOC133156156 gene encoding extracellular calcium-sensing receptor-like; its protein translation is MLGRAVLLSSLLSLLDFETASSCEMFGRFDMPSLLRRGDIMIGGIFPVFNKEIGRTVDFRYHPPGVECAGFDLRAFRWTQVMAFAIEEINNDTTLLPNISLGYRILNSCASPTNTLRAALTLAGGIEETEPSSSCFPAISALIAESGSSQSLAVAGTLGPFQVPIVSYFSTCACLSDNSKYPTFFRTIPSDYFQAKALAALVKRFGWRWIGAIQSDNDYGRQGLVAFTHEVEKFGVCVAFVGTILRTYSTEKLQVVVEMIKGSSVKVILAFVPEGDFYPLMKMIVQQNLTGIQWIASEAWITAARPSNPEMYRAFGGALGFVMPKMAIPKLKSFLTGISPYADASAAFVREFWEIMAGCKAVLPGEQADTSQAICTGNETLIESQDDFFNVTELRVSYNVYKAVYAIAHALHQLLFCKSASGESARPCMNVSDIQTKQVTYHLQRVKFKNQFSDDVFFDQNGDPPASYDLINWQLRDGKVKHVTLGHFALADNGDYELSIQEEQIVWRTGKMVPVSVCSDECPVGTRKAQIKGKPICCFDCIPCADGTIANTTGAADCTPCPKEFWSNERRDECVPKIIEFLTYHEPMGVALTVVSLLGASLSLATMLVFIYFRHTPVIKASNSELSIFLLFSLFLCFLCPLTFIGRPTTWVCMLRHTAFGLTFAFCISCILGKTIVVVTAFKASFPGSKVAGKFGPRQQRVIVCSCTLVQILICVLWLKLNPPFPDTVFRHSDRIILECNTGSEAAFYAVLGYIGFLSLLCLVLAFLARKLPDNFNEAKLISFSMLIFCAVWITFIPAYVSSPGKFTVAVEIFAILASAFGLLVSIFAPKCYIILIKPEKNTKKHIMGKMLHTGP